A genomic stretch from Candidatus Nitrotoga arctica includes:
- a CDS encoding ParA family protein, which yields MDGKQGLDELIKGTDYANLDLIPADFSFRNMDLFLEDAKKPTRQLRKLLQNLDDDYDVAFLDCPPSISLVSENVFQAADVLLVPTIPSTLLLRTLDQTLKFCKENSLDDLQVLPFFSMVDMRKQLHRLLVEKPPKTLAGLLNTTIPYASDIERMGLNRAALASYAPTCRAALAYESLWAEIKECLG from the coding sequence ATGGATGGCAAGCAAGGTTTGGATGAGCTAATCAAGGGAACTGATTATGCCAATCTCGACCTTATTCCTGCAGACTTTTCCTTCCGCAATATGGATCTATTTTTGGAAGACGCAAAAAAACCAACGCGGCAATTACGAAAACTGCTCCAGAATCTTGATGACGACTATGATGTTGCTTTTCTTGATTGTCCGCCCAGTATCTCGCTAGTATCAGAAAACGTATTTCAGGCGGCTGATGTCTTGTTAGTGCCGACCATTCCTTCTACTTTATTACTGCGAACGTTAGACCAGACTCTGAAGTTTTGCAAAGAAAATAGTCTGGATGATCTTCAGGTGCTGCCATTTTTTTCCATGGTGGATATGCGCAAACAGCTCCATCGGCTTCTCGTTGAAAAACCACCGAAAACTTTAGCTGGATTACTTAATACTACTATTCCCTATGCCAGCGATATAGAACGGATGGGGCTAAATCGCGCAGCCCTTGCCAGCTATGCTCCAACGTGTCGGGCGGCGCTGGCTTATGAATCATTATGGGCAGAAATTAAAGAATGCCTGGGTTGA
- a CDS encoding ParA family protein, which yields MNIIACYNIKGGVGKTATAVNLAYLASLEGARTSVMDLDPQGAASFYFRVKSKIKGGVKNAYGWQARFG from the coding sequence ATGAATATTATTGCCTGCTACAACATTAAAGGGGGGGTAGGTAAAACCGCAACGGCCGTTAATCTGGCCTATCTGGCGAGTCTTGAGGGTGCCCGCACATCGGTTATGGACTTGGATCCGCAAGGTGCGGCTTCTTTCTACTTTCGTGTAAAATCCAAGATAAAAGGAGGCGTTAAAAACGCTTATGGATGGCAAGCAAGGTTTGGATGA
- the sixA gene encoding phosphohistidine phosphatase SixA, whose protein sequence is MDFILWRHADAEDGVPDDARKLTVKGEKQAQQVGQWLKSHLPQSARILVSPAKRAHQTANALGLEFEITKQVGTGASVKSVIEAAGWPDAKGAVVVVGHQPTLGRLAAALLSGVEAEWSVKKSEVWWFSNRSHDDETQTILRAVMSPEFL, encoded by the coding sequence TTGGATTTTATTTTATGGCGGCATGCAGATGCCGAGGACGGCGTGCCGGACGATGCTCGTAAACTTACAGTAAAAGGTGAAAAACAGGCTCAGCAGGTGGGGCAATGGCTCAAATCCCATCTTCCCCAGAGTGCGCGCATCCTCGTCAGCCCGGCAAAACGAGCTCATCAGACGGCAAATGCCTTGGGCCTGGAATTCGAAATCACAAAACAAGTCGGCACAGGAGCATCCGTTAAATCAGTAATAGAGGCAGCGGGCTGGCCGGATGCCAAGGGTGCAGTGGTTGTGGTGGGCCATCAGCCTACCTTGGGACGCCTAGCTGCTGCGCTACTGTCGGGCGTCGAGGCCGAGTGGAGCGTCAAGAAGAGTGAAGTGTGGTGGTTTAGTAACCGCTCTCACGATGATGAAACCCAAACCATATTGCGCGCGGTGATGTCGCCAGAGTTTCTTTAA
- a CDS encoding GNAT family N-acetyltransferase: MLNLNQKHHLPHNGLTLSMARSDSEIEEAQRLRYKVFAEEMGAFLPSPHEGIDSDIFDRYCEHLLVRDNSTNKVIGTYRILPPDRARTICGYYAETEFDLTRLAHLRDRMVEVGRSCVHSNYRDGVTIARLWSGLADYMHMNNHEYLIGCASISMNDGGHCAASIFKKLNKLYAAPAEYRVFPRCPLPLEALDSTLDVNIPPLIKGYLRLGAYIGGEPAWDPDFNTADLFILLPMSRLNEKYAKHFLRK; this comes from the coding sequence ATGTTAAATCTGAACCAAAAACACCACCTGCCGCATAACGGACTTACCCTCAGTATGGCTAGAAGCGACTCAGAAATTGAGGAAGCGCAACGTCTGCGGTATAAAGTATTTGCTGAAGAAATGGGTGCCTTTCTGCCTAGCCCACATGAAGGAATTGACAGCGACATTTTCGATCGCTATTGCGAACATTTACTCGTACGCGATAACAGCACCAACAAGGTGATCGGTACCTATCGGATATTGCCCCCCGACCGCGCTCGAACCATTTGCGGCTACTACGCGGAAACCGAGTTTGATCTAACGCGCTTGGCTCACCTGCGCGACCGCATGGTGGAAGTTGGCCGTTCCTGCGTACATTCAAATTACCGCGATGGCGTGACCATCGCGCGACTATGGAGCGGTCTCGCTGACTATATGCATATGAACAACCATGAATACCTGATTGGTTGCGCCAGCATCAGCATGAACGATGGCGGACATTGCGCTGCCAGCATTTTTAAAAAATTGAACAAATTGTATGCAGCGCCCGCTGAATATCGCGTGTTTCCTCGCTGTCCGTTGCCGCTCGAGGCATTAGACAGTACGCTTGACGTCAACATCCCTCCGTTAATTAAAGGCTATTTACGCTTGGGCGCTTACATTGGCGGTGAACCGGCCTGGGATCCAGATTTCAACACTGCCGACCTATTCATATTGTTGCCCATGTCCAGGCTAAACGAAAAATATGCCAAGCATTTCCTCCGTAAATAG
- a CDS encoding lysophospholipid acyltransferase family protein produces MAIMNPTSHSCETPYQAPQLISTPTACFRGVRIAFHIIYGMLLAGAIPLLNKSTQQHIVQYWSRKFLDVLHVGLETYGCYHHVTAQGRLIVANHISWLDAVSLNAVLPAYFVAKSEIGDWPFLGWIFHRINTLFIKRDIRQETARINCQIKGILEQGDCIAVFPEGTTSDGTQLGHFHSSLLQGSVDIGSTICPVAIRYHDGTGKTNGDAAFVDDMTFIESLWKILCSPSLHVTLVYLPAIPCTGKNRRMLASEAREAIHTTLVNLSSGHTSHTIE; encoded by the coding sequence ATGGCTATTATGAATCCCACATCTCACAGCTGCGAAACTCCCTATCAAGCACCGCAATTGATAAGTACCCCAACGGCCTGCTTTCGGGGCGTACGCATAGCGTTCCATATAATTTATGGCATGCTGCTTGCGGGTGCTATCCCGTTACTGAACAAATCAACTCAACAGCACATCGTACAATATTGGTCACGCAAGTTTTTGGATGTACTACACGTTGGTTTGGAAACTTATGGTTGTTACCATCACGTAACTGCGCAGGGCCGACTGATTGTTGCCAACCATATCTCCTGGCTGGATGCTGTTTCCCTGAATGCTGTGCTTCCGGCATATTTTGTCGCCAAATCTGAAATCGGCGATTGGCCATTTTTGGGCTGGATATTTCATCGTATTAACACCCTGTTTATTAAGCGTGACATCCGACAGGAAACAGCGCGCATTAACTGCCAAATTAAAGGAATACTGGAACAGGGAGATTGCATCGCCGTGTTCCCGGAAGGTACTACCTCCGATGGCACTCAACTGGGTCATTTTCATTCTTCACTGCTGCAAGGATCTGTTGATATTGGATCCACTATTTGTCCGGTTGCTATCCGCTATCATGATGGGACTGGTAAGACGAATGGCGATGCGGCTTTTGTGGACGATATGACATTTATCGAGTCACTATGGAAAATTCTGTGTAGCCCCTCCCTGCATGTCACGCTGGTTTATTTACCGGCAATCCCATGCACAGGAAAAAATCGCCGTATGCTGGCCTCCGAGGCACGTGAAGCAATCCATACGACCCTGGTCAATCTTTCATCTGGCCATACCAGTCATACAATAGAATAA
- a CDS encoding pyruvate kinase: protein MDIENQEKFIYKSCRVYSSAQDVVDLIKEIDRIDKRHPGIILKIETRRGFENLPDILLEAMRSPATFGVMIARGDLAVECSYQRLAEVQEEILWICEAAHVPVIWATQVLENLAKNGIPSRAEISDAALGNQAECVMLNKGEHILQAVETLNGILCRMQSHQNKKSSMMRKLKLAQFFHLHS, encoded by the coding sequence ATAGACATCGAAAACCAAGAAAAATTCATTTATAAATCGTGCCGGGTCTATAGTTCTGCGCAAGATGTCGTCGACCTGATTAAAGAGATCGACCGTATCGACAAACGCCATCCGGGCATCATACTCAAGATTGAAACACGGCGTGGATTTGAGAATCTGCCTGACATATTACTGGAAGCCATGCGCTCACCCGCTACCTTCGGAGTAATGATCGCGCGTGGTGATTTGGCGGTGGAATGCAGTTATCAAAGACTGGCCGAGGTACAAGAAGAAATTCTCTGGATATGCGAAGCAGCACATGTACCGGTGATTTGGGCGACTCAAGTGCTGGAAAATTTAGCCAAGAATGGAATTCCCTCACGCGCTGAAATCTCAGACGCCGCTTTAGGAAATCAAGCTGAATGCGTGATGTTAAATAAAGGCGAACATATATTGCAGGCGGTTGAAACACTAAACGGGATTCTGTGCCGCATGCAAAGTCATCAAAATAAAAAAAGTTCAATGATGCGCAAGTTGAAGCTGGCCCAGTTCTTTCATTTACATTCCTAA
- a CDS encoding IS630 family transposase, producing MEKEDARKQSREVLHERRKQVIRMHRKGVAVMEIVVQTGLSWTAVNTALRLYKAEGSGALKPGVRGKKPGSGRRLTISQELAIQQTICDRRPEQLKMDFALWSRPAVRQHIELAHSIKLSIRAVGNYLARWGFTPQKPIKKAYEQRPEAVQAWLDEQYPAIEARAKTEGAEIHWGDETALVNTDVRGRSYAPVGKTPVTFAVGGTRHKLSMIATVTNQGKTRWMIIDEAFNSDKLIEFLEALIKDTDRKVFLILDNLRVHHSKPVKAWAAENAQKIELFYLPSYSPELNPEERLNADLKHVITSKVPVRTKAKLRAAATDHMTMLKQNPERVRRYFRDPKVAYAAS from the coding sequence ATGGAAAAAGAAGATGCCCGCAAGCAGTCGCGAGAAGTACTGCATGAACGACGCAAGCAAGTCATTCGTATGCACCGCAAAGGTGTGGCGGTGATGGAGATCGTGGTGCAGACGGGACTGAGCTGGACGGCAGTCAATACGGCGCTGCGGTTGTATAAGGCTGAAGGTTCGGGGGCACTCAAGCCCGGCGTTCGGGGTAAAAAACCTGGCAGTGGACGTCGCTTGACGATTAGCCAAGAGCTGGCGATTCAACAAACCATCTGCGACAGACGCCCCGAACAACTCAAGATGGATTTTGCGCTATGGAGCAGGCCCGCTGTGCGCCAGCACATTGAGCTGGCGCACAGTATCAAGCTGTCTATTCGGGCAGTAGGCAACTACTTGGCACGTTGGGGTTTTACACCACAAAAACCCATTAAAAAAGCATACGAGCAGCGGCCTGAAGCCGTCCAGGCTTGGCTTGATGAACAATATCCGGCCATTGAAGCCAGAGCAAAAACAGAAGGTGCGGAAATTCACTGGGGCGACGAGACGGCGCTAGTCAACACGGATGTCAGAGGCAGGAGCTATGCGCCGGTGGGCAAGACACCTGTGACGTTCGCAGTAGGCGGCACGCGCCACAAGCTATCGATGATTGCGACGGTAACCAATCAGGGTAAAACGCGCTGGATGATTATTGATGAGGCATTTAACTCCGACAAGCTCATTGAATTTCTGGAGGCGCTCATCAAGGATACAGACCGCAAGGTGTTTCTGATACTGGACAACTTGAGAGTTCATCACAGCAAACCTGTAAAGGCTTGGGCTGCCGAGAACGCACAGAAAATCGAGTTGTTCTACTTGCCCAGCTACAGCCCTGAACTCAACCCCGAAGAAAGACTGAATGCAGATCTCAAGCACGTCATCACTTCAAAGGTGCCAGTGCGCACCAAGGCAAAACTCAGAGCTGCTGCGACTGATCACATGACCATGCTTAAGCAAAACCCCGAACGCGTGCGCCGTTATTTCCGCGACCCAAAAGTCGCCTACGCGGCTTCATGA
- a CDS encoding pyruvate kinase, which translates to MKNTKPSHPFQTNSKAKKKEYAALAAKIVSIRKSLINLETSSLIAISGVVHEQQESARNLLHYIALRRHDLRPLQSRLSQLGLSSFGRSEAHVLASIDAVLAMLDRLCGVERAGLGVDTTPSFMSGPGLLRHHTEVLLGPGSLERQVRIMVTMPSEAASNYSLIRDLLAHGMDCMRINCAHDDKDAWQNMIQHLRQAEREVGRTCRILMDLAGPKLRTGPVEPGPAVVRIRPKRDAYGRMIAPAKIWLFDETSTLVPPVTADASLPVCPNWLKRLSPGDSIDFVDAAGRSRHLKVIKINKRAVWAQSVNSAFVVPGTILQHLPIKHKSSSRMHETKVGNIPQLDGYILLQCDDILLLTPTLQLGAPAKLDKAGRVRYPATIGYTLTEVIQDARVGDAIWFDDGKIGGVVEKNDAEGLHIRISHAKPGGVKLRGDKGINLPDSQLHLPALTERDRADLHFVIEHADLVAMSFTIDPAQIIHEAA; encoded by the coding sequence ATGAAAAATACCAAGCCATCACATCCATTTCAAACGAATAGCAAAGCGAAGAAAAAGGAATATGCCGCCTTAGCGGCGAAAATCGTATCTATCCGCAAGAGTTTGATCAACCTGGAAACAAGCAGCCTGATAGCAATCTCAGGGGTTGTTCATGAGCAACAAGAAAGCGCACGCAACCTGTTGCATTACATCGCATTACGCCGACATGATTTACGTCCCCTGCAATCCCGTTTATCGCAACTGGGCTTGTCCTCGTTTGGACGATCCGAAGCTCATGTGCTGGCGAGCATTGATGCAGTGCTTGCAATGCTCGACCGGCTTTGTGGGGTGGAGCGCGCAGGACTGGGAGTAGATACCACACCGAGTTTCATGAGTGGTCCAGGTTTGTTGCGCCACCATACTGAAGTGCTTCTGGGTCCGGGATCGTTAGAGCGTCAGGTCAGAATCATGGTCACGATGCCCAGCGAGGCAGCTAGCAATTACAGCTTAATTCGTGACTTGTTAGCTCATGGCATGGATTGCATGCGCATCAACTGTGCCCATGATGATAAGGATGCCTGGCAAAACATGATTCAGCACTTGCGGCAGGCTGAGCGTGAAGTGGGACGTACCTGCAGAATTCTCATGGATTTAGCGGGACCTAAATTGCGAACCGGGCCAGTTGAACCCGGCCCTGCTGTAGTGCGTATCCGTCCAAAACGAGATGCATATGGCAGAATGATTGCGCCAGCCAAGATCTGGCTGTTTGACGAAACATCCACTCTTGTGCCGCCCGTGACAGCGGATGCGAGTTTACCTGTTTGTCCCAACTGGCTAAAGCGTCTATCCCCCGGGGATAGCATTGACTTTGTAGATGCAGCCGGCCGTAGCCGTCATCTGAAAGTAATTAAAATTAATAAGCGTGCAGTATGGGCGCAGTCGGTGAATTCGGCCTTTGTTGTGCCGGGCACAATACTGCAACATCTCCCTATAAAACATAAGTCATCGTCACGCATGCATGAAACCAAGGTGGGCAATATTCCTCAACTAGATGGATACATCTTGCTCCAGTGCGATGACATATTACTTCTTACCCCGACTTTACAACTTGGTGCCCCTGCAAAACTTGATAAAGCAGGCCGAGTGCGCTATCCGGCAACAATAGGATACACCCTCACAGAGGTAATCCAGGATGCAAGAGTGGGAGACGCAATCTGGTTTGATGATGGCAAGATAGGCGGTGTGGTTGAGAAAAATGACGCCGAAGGTTTGCATATACGCATTTCGCATGCAAAACCTGGTGGCGTCAAACTGCGCGGAGACAAAGGGATCAATTTGCCAGATAGTCAGTTGCACTTGCCCGCCCTGACTGAACGGGATCGCGCAGACTTACATTTTGTGATTGAGCATGCTGATCTCGTTGCCATGTCCTTTACTATTGATCCGGCACAAATTATTCATGAAGCCGCGTAG